The following are from one region of the Nostoc cf. commune SO-36 genome:
- a CDS encoding tetratricopeptide repeat protein, with the protein MLAVAMAQNWLRITHQNDKIQLSWQRGYESPRFASEVTFQQPFDEENAAELRWYLEDYLKFPYGIYPDNAVKIEQKLQHWGQQLFELVFRSTEKGREFFQEATREGLDNCELGIISDNAEVLNLPWELLYSPDYQFLAPSLAGIYRSLSSQGVKAPLPAMPDDQLNILLVIARPYDQQDVGFKTIARPLLAALQPIRQRVNLKVLRPPSLKAFEAELQANKGFYHIVHFDGHGNFDSETQGVLVFEDEQGNEQAVSAREIAQYLTDCRVPIFVLNACKSGQVGEEAFSSVAGQLVKLGAKGVVAMAYSVYAKGAEHFIGRLYGELVRGECIATAVAAGRKSMSIDKMRPSPKGNLPLQDWLVPVLYQQEPYTPFVPKKTAPSFADLMAQTDNTPESSKAVSLPDESAFGFIGRDYEILRLERAFRQNHLVLVQGMGGVGKTELAAGFARWLNDTQGRTGGMFFTSFEQGAGLSQVINQIGRALGGERFSQMMPDKQEDVVWQYLQTNSCLLIWDNFEPVNGFPTGNEPLLSEEERNKLKRFLKELRGGKSWVLITSRREEPWLDCGYSLINLRGLSEADAQELAAKILQTVGVERKNLPAEYLELLKLLGGHPLSLRVVLPHLKTQTPVQLIEALRRGLDTFRGQEEEGREKSLTVSLDYSFAKLSEKAQRHLPFLALFCERVDVETFNKFLNIDDDPIDLKQAYQALFEENLKTEDWLKILHEASEVGILEYLGQTIYKIHPALPWYLRQKLLVSKTAKEVTQLEKKLLILYMFLAAANDPEKNGNAEWAIRILLIEEPNLLQNLRLAEQQQEWYPALKILRALGQVYDIQGFSTEFRSLRQRALSQVGTTLAEAKTKGQEAFDFWMYLRGMDAVEEVRLGKPEIAKKIHQEILGGLTALNDLSKNDDIAVANYNLGLAAREERDFDGAFLYYQNALVFFENAADFYNVAGVYYELGITARMQCNFELATQYYQKAFHIYQDYPDLYRIAGIYQEMGVLAVYENDYTQAVMNYKKALRIVEDFGDYDFAAGIYHQLGQAAQKQKDFENAKVYYKKSMQIYEDENNLYQASDEYHSLGEIAKLQKKYSEAIAYFQKSFEIQFSLENWYKVAGTLTEWGEVLEIQGKLNEALKIYLQAFAIDTQHNIKEIGSSEWIHSELKAVGRILNQVETSQFKEIWQDVMGKECPQWIILAIQAVSQANQK; encoded by the coding sequence GTGTTGGCAGTAGCTATGGCGCAAAATTGGTTGCGGATTACGCATCAAAACGATAAAATCCAACTTTCTTGGCAACGCGGATATGAAAGTCCTCGTTTTGCGTCAGAAGTCACCTTCCAGCAACCCTTCGATGAAGAAAATGCGGCTGAGTTGCGCTGGTATTTAGAAGATTATCTAAAGTTTCCTTACGGGATTTATCCAGATAACGCTGTAAAAATTGAACAAAAATTACAGCATTGGGGACAACAGCTATTTGAGCTAGTATTTCGCAGTACAGAGAAAGGAAGAGAGTTTTTTCAGGAAGCGACACGGGAAGGGCTAGATAACTGTGAACTGGGCATCATTTCTGATAACGCCGAAGTGCTGAATTTGCCTTGGGAGTTGCTATATTCCCCCGATTATCAATTTCTTGCACCTTCACTGGCGGGAATATATCGCAGTCTCAGCAGTCAGGGCGTAAAAGCACCATTGCCAGCAATGCCCGATGACCAACTGAATATTTTACTAGTTATTGCGCGTCCTTACGATCAGCAAGACGTTGGGTTTAAAACCATTGCCCGTCCCCTGCTGGCGGCGCTGCAACCGATACGTCAGCGAGTCAATCTTAAGGTATTGCGTCCCCCTAGTTTGAAAGCATTTGAAGCGGAACTGCAAGCGAATAAGGGTTTTTATCATATCGTCCATTTTGATGGACATGGAAATTTTGACAGCGAGACACAGGGAGTTTTAGTCTTTGAGGATGAACAGGGAAATGAGCAAGCTGTCAGTGCTAGGGAAATTGCCCAATATTTGACAGATTGTCGCGTACCAATTTTTGTACTGAATGCTTGCAAGTCTGGACAAGTAGGCGAAGAAGCTTTTTCTTCTGTAGCGGGACAGTTGGTGAAGTTGGGGGCTAAGGGTGTGGTAGCGATGGCGTATTCAGTTTACGCCAAAGGTGCAGAACATTTTATTGGGCGGTTGTATGGGGAATTAGTCAGGGGAGAGTGTATCGCCACAGCCGTTGCAGCAGGGCGTAAGTCCATGTCTATTGACAAAATGCGCCCCAGTCCCAAAGGAAATTTACCTTTACAAGATTGGCTTGTGCCGGTGTTGTATCAGCAGGAACCTTACACGCCTTTTGTTCCTAAAAAGACAGCACCCAGTTTTGCCGATTTGATGGCGCAAACAGACAACACCCCAGAAAGTAGCAAAGCTGTAAGTTTACCTGATGAAAGCGCATTCGGTTTTATTGGGCGAGATTATGAGATTTTGCGTTTAGAGAGAGCATTTCGGCAAAATCATCTGGTTTTAGTGCAGGGAATGGGCGGCGTTGGTAAAACTGAGTTAGCCGCAGGTTTCGCCCGGTGGTTAAATGACACTCAAGGACGTACAGGCGGTATGTTCTTCACCTCCTTTGAACAGGGCGCGGGGTTGAGTCAGGTAATTAACCAAATTGGTAGGGCGTTAGGAGGTGAGAGATTTTCCCAAATGATGCCAGATAAGCAAGAAGATGTCGTGTGGCAATATCTGCAAACTAATTCTTGCTTGTTGATTTGGGATAACTTTGAACCTGTCAACGGTTTCCCTACGGGGAATGAACCATTATTGAGTGAGGAAGAAAGAAACAAGCTGAAGCGGTTTCTTAAAGAATTGCGGGGTGGTAAATCTTGGGTATTAATTACCAGTCGCCGCGAAGAACCTTGGTTGGATTGTGGGTATAGTTTAATCAATTTGCGGGGGTTGTCTGAAGCGGATGCCCAAGAGTTAGCCGCGAAGATTTTGCAAACGGTGGGTGTAGAGAGAAAGAACCTACCAGCAGAGTATTTGGAATTGTTGAAATTGTTGGGGGGACATCCCTTGTCTTTGCGGGTGGTGTTGCCGCATTTAAAGACACAGACACCTGTGCAGTTAATTGAGGCGTTGCGGCGGGGATTGGATACTTTTAGGGGACAGGAGGAAGAAGGGAGAGAAAAATCTCTTACTGTGTCGTTGGATTATTCCTTTGCTAAGTTGTCGGAGAAGGCGCAGCGACATTTACCGTTTTTGGCTCTCTTTTGTGAACGGGTGGATGTTGAGACGTTTAATAAGTTTTTGAATATTGATGATGACCCTATAGATTTGAAACAGGCATATCAAGCTTTGTTTGAGGAAAATTTGAAAACAGAGGATTGGCTAAAAATTCTTCATGAAGCAAGCGAAGTAGGTATATTAGAATATCTTGGTCAAACCATCTACAAAATTCATCCTGCCCTGCCTTGGTATCTGCGCCAAAAATTACTTGTATCTAAAACTGCAAAGGAGGTAACTCAACTAGAGAAAAAGTTGCTTATTTTATATATGTTTTTAGCTGCGGCGAATGACCCAGAAAAAAATGGTAATGCTGAGTGGGCAATTAGAATACTGCTAATTGAAGAGCCAAATTTACTACAAAATTTGCGACTTGCAGAACAACAGCAAGAATGGTATCCCGCACTGAAGATTTTAAGAGCTTTGGGTCAAGTGTATGATATTCAAGGTTTTTCAACAGAATTTAGGTCATTGCGACAACGGGCACTGAGTCAAGTAGGAACAACCTTGGCAGAAGCAAAAACAAAAGGTCAAGAAGCTTTTGACTTCTGGATGTATCTACGTGGGATGGACGCTGTTGAAGAAGTTAGACTAGGCAAACCGGAGATAGCCAAGAAAATCCATCAAGAAATTTTGGGTGGACTTACTGCATTAAATGATTTGTCCAAGAATGATGATATTGCTGTTGCTAATTATAATTTAGGTCTAGCAGCAAGAGAAGAGAGAGATTTTGATGGAGCTTTTCTCTACTACCAAAACGCCCTAGTCTTTTTTGAAAATGCTGCTGATTTTTACAATGTTGCTGGCGTGTATTATGAGCTTGGTATTACTGCAAGAATGCAATGCAATTTTGAGCTAGCAACTCAATATTACCAAAAAGCTTTTCACATTTACCAAGATTACCCTGACTTATATAGAATTGCAGGAATTTATCAAGAAATGGGTGTATTAGCAGTATATGAAAATGATTACACTCAGGCAGTTATGAATTATAAAAAGGCTCTACGGATTGTTGAAGACTTTGGAGATTATGACTTCGCTGCTGGAATATATCATCAACTAGGTCAGGCTGCACAGAAACAAAAAGATTTTGAGAATGCCAAGGTTTACTATAAAAAATCAATGCAGATTTATGAAGACGAGAATAATTTGTATCAAGCTTCAGATGAGTATCATAGTCTAGGAGAAATTGCAAAATTACAAAAAAAATACTCAGAAGCAATAGCCTATTTCCAAAAAAGTTTTGAGATTCAGTTTTCTTTGGAAAATTGGTACAAAGTAGCAGGAACGCTAACTGAATGGGGTGAAGTTTTAGAAATTCAAGGTAAGCTTAATGAAGCATTAAAAATTTATTTGCAAGCTTTTGCTATTGATACTCAACATAACATTAAGGAGATTGGTTCCTCGGAATGGATTCATTCAGAACTCAAGGCTGTAGGAAGAATTTTGAATCAAGTGGAAACTAGTCAGTTCAAAGAAATTTGGCAAGATGTTATGGGTAAAGAATGCCCGCAGTGGATAATTTTGGCAATTCAAGCAGTAAGTCAAGCAAACCAGAAATGA
- a CDS encoding type II toxin-antitoxin system VapC family toxin — protein MKILLDTNIIVDDALEREPFLEASEQVLVLVEQGQVEGYISASTFSDLYYIIRRARGREWTLTYLKQLVNFCCVATVDSTAINMALNLNFRDFEDAIQYSAAVLNHFDAIITRNPRDFPVATPRIITPEELIQELTNTP, from the coding sequence GTGAAAATCTTGTTAGACACCAACATCATTGTAGATGATGCCCTTGAGCGTGAACCTTTCCTAGAGGCAAGCGAACAAGTGTTGGTGCTAGTTGAGCAAGGACAGGTAGAAGGTTATATTTCCGCTTCAACTTTTAGTGATTTGTATTACATCATCCGTAGGGCAAGAGGTCGAGAGTGGACACTTACTTATTTAAAGCAGTTGGTCAACTTTTGCTGTGTTGCTACCGTAGACAGTACCGCAATCAACATGGCACTAAACCTTAACTTTAGAGATTTTGAAGACGCTATTCAATACAGCGCTGCGGTACTCAATCACTTCGATGCTATTATTACTCGCAACCCTAGAGATTTTCCAGTTGCTACTCCCAGAATTATCACACCTGAAGAATTGATTCAGGAACTAACAAATACTCCATAA
- a CDS encoding CUE domain-containing protein: MNAQLTPVEIQELQQLLPNDTPAQQALTTLQQHNGNLESTFDALWQEKVGKTDYSKGKKSLLQLTLNEIRVEICGDDGLQGKIKEYTKNPGSASLLNSIIGSLVAVAAVNGIPMDGAIATIVVLYILKIGINVYCKYTEPDSQLE, encoded by the coding sequence ATGAATGCCCAATTAACCCCTGTTGAAATCCAAGAACTTCAGCAACTTCTGCCTAACGACACCCCAGCGCAACAAGCGCTTACTACCTTGCAACAACATAATGGCAATCTAGAAAGCACTTTTGATGCACTTTGGCAAGAGAAAGTCGGCAAAACAGATTATAGTAAGGGCAAAAAATCTCTCTTACAACTCACCCTCAATGAAATCCGCGTGGAAATCTGTGGTGATGATGGTTTACAGGGCAAAATTAAAGAATACACCAAGAACCCTGGTAGTGCTTCTCTGCTCAATAGTATTATTGGCTCACTGGTGGCAGTTGCAGCAGTAAATGGAATACCGATGGATGGTGCGATCGCCACAATTGTCGTATTATATATTTTGAAAATTGGAATAAACGTTTACTGTAAATATACTGAACCAGATAGCCAGCTAGAGTAA
- a CDS encoding histidine phosphatase family protein produces MSLTLYFLRHGQTECSRNNSFCGSIDSELTPEGLEMAKAFAEAYTSKDWTAIFCSPMRRTVLTAKPLCEAIKIKPQLRDGLKEINYGKWEGKTPEIISREYHDDYIRWSADPAWNGPTGGEMAVTIASRALQVIEEIKQNYTSGNVLVVSHKATIRILLCSFLGIDVGRFRFRLGCPVASVSVVEFSSHGPLVKVLADRSHLDERLLNLPGT; encoded by the coding sequence GTGAGCCTAACTCTTTATTTTCTCCGTCACGGACAGACAGAATGCAGTCGCAATAATTCCTTTTGCGGTTCCATAGACTCAGAACTTACCCCAGAAGGGTTGGAGATGGCAAAGGCTTTTGCTGAGGCATATACTTCTAAGGATTGGACAGCAATATTTTGTAGTCCGATGCGGCGAACTGTATTGACAGCAAAACCTTTGTGTGAAGCAATAAAGATAAAACCACAACTTAGAGATGGTTTAAAAGAAATCAACTATGGTAAGTGGGAAGGAAAAACGCCAGAAATAATTAGCCGTGAATATCACGATGATTATATTCGCTGGTCAGCAGATCCGGCTTGGAATGGGCCAACTGGTGGGGAAATGGCGGTTACAATCGCTTCTCGCGCCTTGCAGGTAATTGAAGAAATCAAGCAAAATTACACGAGTGGAAATGTTTTAGTCGTTTCTCACAAGGCAACTATCAGAATTCTTTTGTGTAGTTTTCTGGGAATTGACGTGGGACGCTTCCGTTTTCGTTTGGGATGCCCTGTGGCTTCGGTCAGTGTTGTGGAATTTAGTTCACATGGGCCGCTGGTAAAGGTTTTAGCAGACCGTAGTCATTTGGATGAACGATTGCTAAATTTACCGGGAACGTGA
- a CDS encoding CsbD family protein produces the protein MSIEDRAKAAAKNVEGKAQEALGNVTGDPEDKAKGKAKQAESEVRHGIEDVKDNVKKSID, from the coding sequence ATGAGCATAGAAGATCGCGCAAAGGCAGCTGCTAAAAATGTTGAAGGTAAAGCGCAAGAAGCGTTAGGAAATGTGACTGGAGATCCTGAAGATAAAGCCAAAGGTAAAGCAAAGCAAGCTGAAAGCGAAGTACGTCACGGAATTGAAGACGTAAAAGATAATGTCAAGAAAAGCATTGACTAA
- the uvrB gene encoding excinuclease ABC subunit UvrB yields MTEFCLQAPFSPTGDQPQAIAQLTASIQSGNRYQTLLGATGTGKTFSVAAVIEKIGKPTLVLAHNKTLAAQLCNELRDFFPNNAVEYFVSYYDYYQPEAYIPVTDTYIEKTAAINDEIDMLRHSATRSLFERRDVIVVASISCIYGLGMPAEYLKAAIPLQIGMEVNQRQILRDLANVQYSRNDIEMGRGKFRVRGDVLEIGPAYEDRIIRVEFFGDEIDAIRYIDPVTGEILKSLEAVNVYPARHFVTPEERLEVACNDIAAELKQQKLDLEQAGKLLEAQRIDQRTRYDLEMLREVGYCNGVENYSRHLAGRQAGESPECLIDYFPKDWLLVIDESHVTVPQIRGMYNGDQARKKVLIEHGFRLPSAADNRPLKAEEFWEKVNQCIFVSATPGNWELEISEDHVVEQVIRPTGVVDPEISVRPTEGQIDDLLGEIKDRADRHERVLITTLTKRMAEDLTEYLQDHGIRVRYLHSEITSIERIEILQNLREGKFDVLVGVNLLREGLDLPEVSLVAIMDADKEGFLRTERSLIQTIGRAARHVQGQAILYADNMTGSMIKAIDETDRRRGIQTAHNRLHGITPQPIVKKSSNAILAFLDVSRRLNATDLKVVDEHIDELPLEQIPGLITLLETQMKEAAKKLEFEEAGKLRDRIKHLRDKMLGR; encoded by the coding sequence ATGACAGAATTTTGTCTTCAAGCTCCCTTTAGTCCGACAGGCGATCAACCACAAGCGATCGCACAATTAACTGCTAGTATCCAATCAGGCAACCGTTACCAAACTTTACTAGGAGCCACTGGAACTGGTAAGACATTTTCGGTAGCAGCAGTTATTGAGAAAATTGGCAAGCCTACTTTAGTTCTGGCACATAATAAAACCCTTGCAGCCCAGCTTTGTAACGAGTTGCGAGATTTCTTCCCCAACAACGCAGTTGAGTATTTTGTCAGCTACTACGATTATTATCAGCCAGAAGCGTATATTCCTGTTACCGATACTTATATTGAAAAAACGGCAGCGATTAATGATGAAATAGATATGTTGCGGCACTCAGCGACGCGATCGCTATTTGAACGCCGTGATGTCATTGTCGTTGCTTCCATCAGTTGCATCTACGGTTTAGGAATGCCAGCAGAATATCTCAAAGCTGCCATCCCTCTCCAGATAGGTATGGAAGTAAATCAACGCCAAATTTTACGAGATTTGGCAAATGTTCAATATAGCCGCAACGACATAGAAATGGGTCGGGGAAAATTTCGCGTCCGTGGTGATGTCTTAGAAATTGGCCCAGCTTATGAAGACCGAATTATTCGCGTCGAATTTTTTGGTGATGAAATTGACGCGATTCGTTACATTGATCCGGTAACAGGTGAAATTCTCAAGAGTTTGGAAGCGGTGAATGTTTACCCAGCACGCCACTTTGTCACCCCAGAAGAACGGTTAGAAGTAGCTTGTAATGACATCGCAGCAGAATTAAAACAGCAAAAACTAGACTTAGAACAAGCTGGGAAACTATTAGAAGCGCAACGCATAGATCAGCGTACACGCTATGACCTAGAAATGCTGCGCGAAGTAGGTTACTGCAACGGCGTTGAGAATTATTCTCGTCACTTAGCAGGAAGACAAGCTGGAGAATCACCAGAATGTTTAATTGATTATTTTCCTAAAGATTGGCTACTAGTTATAGATGAATCTCACGTTACAGTGCCACAAATTCGCGGGATGTATAACGGCGATCAAGCTAGAAAAAAAGTTTTAATTGAACATGGATTTCGGCTTCCTAGTGCTGCTGATAACCGTCCTTTGAAAGCCGAGGAATTTTGGGAAAAAGTAAATCAGTGTATTTTTGTTTCCGCAACTCCCGGAAATTGGGAATTAGAAATTTCTGAAGACCATGTAGTTGAGCAAGTAATTAGACCAACTGGGGTGGTTGATCCAGAAATTTCAGTGCGTCCTACAGAAGGACAAATTGATGATTTGTTGGGAGAAATTAAAGATAGAGCCGATCGCCATGAACGAGTGTTAATTACCACATTAACTAAACGTATGGCGGAAGATTTAACCGAATATTTGCAAGACCACGGTATCAGAGTAAGATATTTACATTCAGAGATTACTTCTATTGAGCGCATTGAAATTTTACAGAACTTGCGCGAGGGGAAATTTGATGTATTAGTTGGTGTGAATTTGCTGCGGGAAGGTTTAGATTTACCTGAAGTTTCCTTAGTAGCAATTATGGATGCAGATAAAGAAGGTTTCTTACGAACCGAGCGTTCCTTAATTCAAACTATTGGTAGAGCCGCGCGTCACGTCCAGGGGCAAGCGATTTTGTATGCCGATAATATGACAGGTAGCATGATTAAAGCTATTGATGAAACAGATAGACGGCGTGGAATTCAAACGGCACATAATCGACTGCATGGGATTACACCACAACCAATTGTCAAAAAATCAAGTAATGCGATTTTGGCTTTTTTAGATGTATCTCGGCGGTTAAATGCAACTGACTTGAAAGTTGTAGATGAACATATAGATGAACTGCCATTAGAACAGATTCCAGGGTTGATTACTCTGTTAGAAACGCAGATGAAAGAGGCGGCAAAGAAACTGGAATTTGAAGAGGCGGGGAAATTGCGCGATCGCATTAAACATCTGCGGGATAAAATGCTAGGACGTTAA
- a CDS encoding DUF433 domain-containing protein: MTLGANKKSSIIRTERGLTIAGTRITLYDVIDYMTAEYPPQFIQGLFDLTEEQINAALAYIETNRAEVEAEYQQILKEAEELQQYYQEQNRELVARIAAQPPKPGTEAAWEKLRAAKAKRESKI, translated from the coding sequence ATGACTCTAGGAGCAAATAAGAAGTCATCCATTATTCGTACAGAGCGAGGACTCACGATCGCAGGCACACGTATCACCCTCTACGACGTGATAGACTATATGACGGCTGAATATCCGCCTCAGTTTATCCAAGGATTATTTGATCTGACAGAGGAACAAATTAACGCTGCTTTGGCTTACATTGAGACTAATCGCGCAGAGGTAGAAGCGGAGTATCAGCAAATTCTCAAAGAAGCCGAAGAACTCCAGCAATACTACCAAGAGCAAAATCGTGAGCTAGTTGCCCGAATTGCAGCACAACCGCCCAAACCTGGAACTGAAGCCGCGTGGGAAAAACTCCGGGCAGCGAAGGCAAAGCGCGAATCTAAGATATGA
- a CDS encoding ACP S-malonyltransferase, which translates to MIFLIDHNLKGHALIFFGAIAIQGWLDIIPIRFVTFAEMDLSIESDDRVVWRLAQENQMILLTANRSMKGKDSLEQVMREENISASLPVITIANADRLLNDSEYRNRCVESLIEIVLAIDSYRGTRRIFIL; encoded by the coding sequence ATGATTTTTTTGATCGATCATAATCTCAAAGGTCATGCCCTAATTTTCTTTGGTGCGATCGCCATTCAAGGCTGGCTCGATATAATTCCGATTCGGTTTGTCACCTTTGCAGAAATGGATTTATCGATCGAAAGTGATGACAGGGTTGTTTGGCGATTAGCTCAGGAGAATCAGATGATTTTGCTTACAGCTAATCGCAGCATGAAAGGGAAAGACTCGCTCGAACAAGTCATGCGTGAAGAAAATATCTCAGCATCGTTACCCGTAATCACAATTGCCAATGCTGATAGATTGCTAAACGACTCTGAATATCGAAATCGGTGTGTTGAAAGTTTGATTGAAATCGTTCTTGCTATTGATAGTTATCGAGGTACAAGGCGAATCTTCATTCTGTAA
- a CDS encoding Uma2 family endonuclease: MLTNIRLISVQEYHQMAEMGIFHPEERLELIAGQIIRMSAKGTAHESAITRTERLLRQRLGDKVLLRIQSPVQLDDYSEPEPDISVVKLNPLDYEDHHPDASEVFLLIEIADSSLKYDREVKAMAYAKSGIIEYWILDVNGRKLYMYRLPSPDGYHSESILAEDVTISPLPFPDCAITIRELLRKI, from the coding sequence ATGCTCACCAATATTCGCCTAATTAGTGTTCAAGAATATCACCAAATGGCGGAAATGGGGATTTTTCATCCTGAAGAACGCTTAGAATTAATCGCGGGACAAATCATTAGAATGTCAGCAAAAGGTACTGCTCACGAATCAGCAATTACCCGCACAGAAAGGTTATTACGTCAACGTTTGGGTGACAAAGTTTTATTAAGAATCCAGTCACCAGTGCAACTTGACGATTACTCAGAACCAGAACCAGATATTTCAGTGGTGAAGCTGAATCCATTAGATTATGAGGATCATCATCCCGATGCTTCCGAAGTATTTTTACTGATTGAAATAGCTGATTCCAGTCTCAAATATGATCGCGAAGTCAAAGCGATGGCTTATGCTAAGTCAGGGATTATTGAGTACTGGATTTTAGATGTAAATGGACGTAAATTGTATATGTATCGTCTTCCCAGTCCAGACGGCTATCACAGTGAGAGCATACTTGCAGAGGATGTGACAATTTCACCTTTACCTTTCCCTGATTGTGCGATCACTATTCGGGAACTATTGCGAAAAATCTGA
- a CDS encoding RIP homotypic interaction motif-containing protein: MGIRCEGTAKLRILETDEVFEVNPDDLEWEFVEADERSMGAELHYCAAFYFYSEQEGFEVKVEWDAWEYPIGSIGCSDAECEGCELLQDFYIYSDSLEEIELTFPEPVSPKAIAEAFSELKVKIQDEYNSELFLKEYKLLDDGSMMIRVAYPSRISDGDRIIRQPLEQRVRELENENAHLKGKLKSNDSEMARLERLLAAPKVEIKNSGNLQIGSNNSMSDNRTINTNGGNYYESINTKGGNYVQGNYINMSQDLTQAASQIQELIEQLQNSGVAVDVAQEEVARDVATQAQNNPTVRDKLIKWGQSLGDATISDVVKGVVKLGIRSVGIPLP; the protein is encoded by the coding sequence ATGGGCATTAGGTGTGAAGGAACTGCAAAACTAAGAATTCTGGAGACGGATGAAGTTTTTGAGGTTAATCCTGATGATTTAGAGTGGGAGTTTGTTGAAGCTGATGAGAGATCAATGGGGGCAGAATTACATTATTGTGCAGCATTCTACTTTTACAGTGAGCAAGAGGGATTTGAAGTAAAGGTTGAATGGGACGCTTGGGAGTATCCAATTGGATCTATTGGGTGCAGTGATGCGGAATGCGAGGGCTGCGAACTGCTACAAGATTTCTATATCTATTCAGACAGCCTTGAAGAAATTGAACTAACTTTTCCTGAACCTGTATCTCCAAAAGCTATCGCAGAGGCATTCAGCGAATTAAAGGTCAAGATACAGGATGAGTACAATAGTGAGCTTTTTCTCAAGGAGTATAAACTACTAGACGACGGTTCAATGATGATCAGAGTCGCCTATCCATCACGAATTTCAGATGGTGACAGAATTATCAGACAACCCTTGGAGCAAAGAGTTCGTGAGTTGGAGAATGAAAATGCCCATCTAAAAGGAAAGCTTAAATCTAACGATTCAGAAATGGCGAGACTCGAAAGACTTCTTGCAGCACCCAAAGTGGAAATTAAAAATTCTGGCAATCTTCAAATAGGAAGCAACAATAGCATGAGCGACAATCGCACAATTAATACAAATGGCGGTAATTACTATGAATCAATTAACACAAAAGGTGGTAATTATGTTCAAGGTAACTACATCAACATGAGCCAAGATCTGACTCAAGCCGCATCTCAGATTCAAGAACTGATAGAACAACTGCAAAACAGTGGTGTAGCAGTTGATGTTGCTCAGGAGGAGGTAGCGAGGGATGTAGCGACTCAAGCTCAGAATAATCCTACGGTGAGGGATAAATTAATAAAATGGGGACAATCACTGGGAGACGCAACGATAAGTGATGTAGTCAAGGGTGTTGTCAAACTTGGGATTCGTTCAGTAGGAATTCCATTGCCATAA
- the vapB gene encoding type II toxin-antitoxin system VapB family antitoxin, which produces MAIDAEILQTLDQMPEPLKQELLHYAKYLIENYSKAVSQESLLQQKRRSGILKGTFVLPLPDDFDEPLEVFKEYME; this is translated from the coding sequence ATGGCTATTGATGCAGAAATTTTACAAACACTAGATCAAATGCCAGAGCCACTTAAACAAGAACTCTTGCATTATGCCAAATATTTAATTGAGAATTATTCAAAGGCTGTTTCCCAAGAGAGTTTACTACAACAAAAGCGTCGATCTGGCATCTTAAAAGGAACTTTTGTTTTACCTTTGCCTGATGACTTTGATGAACCTCTGGAAGTTTTTAAGGAATATATGGAATGA
- a CDS encoding type II toxin-antitoxin system VapC family toxin, producing the protein MSAFLLDTHAFIWLTENDSSLPDNLRIMINTADIVYLSIASLWEIAIKLNLGKLSLQQSYETIGSAIDTSDILILPICFADTLQVRNLPQHHGDPFDRMLIAQAMNHSLIIISRDKKFDAYSVQRMWE; encoded by the coding sequence ATGAGTGCTTTCCTTTTAGATACTCATGCCTTTATCTGGCTAACTGAAAATGACTCCAGTCTTCCAGATAATCTGAGGATAATGATCAATACCGCAGATATAGTTTATCTCAGCATCGCTAGTCTTTGGGAAATTGCCATTAAATTGAACCTTGGCAAATTATCGCTTCAACAGAGCTATGAAACAATAGGTTCTGCAATCGATACTTCAGATATTCTCATACTTCCGATATGTTTTGCCGATACGCTTCAAGTTCGGAATCTCCCGCAACATCATGGCGATCCATTTGACCGGATGTTGATTGCACAGGCTATGAATCACTCCTTAATTATTATTAGCAGGGATAAAAAATTCGATGCTTATTCTGTTCAGAGGATGTGGGAATAG